A stretch of DNA from Hoeflea ulvae:
GAATTCAGCTTTCGCTGCCAGACCTTCTCGCCCTGGCGCACACCCATGGTGATACGGAAGAACAGCCGTGGCGGATGGGTTTCCTTGAGCAGCGGCGTGACCTTGAGGTCCGGAAAGCCCTGCTTGACCAGCGGCCCCGCGATCGGTCCCCAGACCAGCGCGCCGTCGATCTTTCCCTCCTTGAGGTCATTGAGCATGTCGGGAATCGGCGATTCATGGCGCCGGTCGACAAACAGATTGTAGGGCCGCGCCTTGCCGATCAGGCCGTTGCGGGCCAGATGGGTTGCCGGCGGCGAGCCGGCCACAATGCCAAGACTGAGCCCTTTCAGGCGGGAATCGGACAGGCTGTCGACATCGGCAATCGGGCCATCGGACCGGGTCACCAGCGTATAGGCCGAGGTGAAGTAATGATTGGTGTTGAGAACCATCTCGTGGCCCTGGGCATAGCCGATGACGACATCGCAGCGATTGGCGCGCAGCGTGTTGCGGATGAAGCCCGTGGCCATCGGGTACCATTCATACTGCACCGGGAGCTCAAGCCTGGCCGCGAAGAACTCGGCCAGCCTGTTCTCGAACCCGGTGCCGTCACGCGCGGACATCGGCGCATTGGCCGGATCGGCGCACACCCGGAAGCTCGACTGCGAGACCAGATCCGAAGTTTGCGCTGCCAGGGCGGTGGCCCAGAGCGCGGCGCCGCAAAATGCGAAGGCACTAACCCATGCACGCATTTTCATCCTCACGGATCACGTCGGATTTCGGTTCCTTCGCACCCGGACGACCTCTCGGGACGGCTTCCGTGCCGCGGGCCTTGAGATAGACATAGATGTCATCAAGGTAGCACATGACATTGGGGTTGTCGCCAAATGCCGGCATCACGGAATTCTCCGACGCATTGACCCGTTTGCGGCCGTTGACGACGACATCGATGAAATCATAGTAGTCGAGCTCGATGGCCGATTTCTTCAACGCCGGCGCATAGGTGGAGCCTTCGCCTTCGGGGCCATGGCAGACATGGCATTCGGAGTGATAGCGGCGGAAGCCGGAATAGGTCAGCCAGTCGATCCTGCCTTCTTCGTCGATATTGTAGGTGGGGATGTCGTCTTCGGTGAAATACCGGCCATTTTCCGAATAGGCGGCGTCAATGTTCGAGCTGTCCTGGGCCAGCGTGACCGACCCGGTTGACATCAGTACTGCCGTCACCAGCAGGGACGCGATATTCCGCATTAGTGTAACCTCTGAAAAATCTGAGCGAAGGATTGGCGCCGCCCGAAGGCCGCGCCAATCCAGATTGGTGAAGCATCCGCCTCAGTTGGGCAGGGCGAACACGGTCAGCTGACCACCAAGAGCGGTATAGTCGCTCAGTGCAGCGTAACCACCCACGGCACCCAGACCATCATTGGGGTTGGTCAGGCCGGCCGCAAGGCCGATCCCGGCCCAGCCGCCGACACCCGAGAGGATCCCGATATACTGCTTGCCATCATAGGTGTAGGTCATCACGTTTCCGATGATGCCCGACGGGGTCTTGAACTTGTAGAGCTCCTCACCCGTGGTGGCATCGACGGCCTTGAGATAGCCTTCGAGTGTACCGTAGAACACCACATTGCCGGCTGTTGCCAGCGCACCCGACCACACCGAGAACTGCTCGGGCAGCGACCATTCGATCTGGCCGGTCTTGCCGTTCCAGGCGATGAAGTTGCCCATGCCGCCATGGCTGTCGGGGGCCGGATACATTGCAAGCGTTGCACCGACATAAGGCTGGCCCGCAGTGTAGCTGACGCGGAACGGCTCATAGTCCATGCACACATGGTTTGTCGGCACGTAGAACAGCTCTGTCTGCGGCGAGTAGGCTGCAGGCTGCTGGTCCTTGGTTCCGAGCGCCGCCGGACAGATGCCGGTGGAGTTCACGTCTTCGCCGTTCTGCTCGGTCGAATATTCGGCAACGACCGCCGGGCGGCCATAGGTGCTGGAGTCCGGATCCATGTCGACACCCGTGGTCCAGTTGACGGCCGGGTCGAATTTTTCGGCCACCAGCAACTCGCCGGTCACCCGGTCCAGGGTGTAGCCCAGGCCGTTGCGGTCAAAGTGGGTGAGCAGCTTGCGCTCGACACCGTCGATTTCCTGCTCGGTCAGGATCATCTCGTTGATGCCGTCAAAGTCCCACTCGTCATGCGGGGTCATCTGATAGAACCATTTCGCAATACCGGTGTCGGCATCACGCGCCATGATGGTCATCGACCAGCGGTTGTCACCGGGGCGTTGCGCCGGGTTCCATGTCGAAGGGTTGCCGGTACCGTAATAGACCAGATTTTCATCCGGATCATAGGAATACCATCCCCATGTGGTGCCGCCACCGATCTTCCACTGGTCACCTTCCCAGGTGTTGGTGCCGGAATCGGCGCCGACCGGTTTTCCGAGATGGGTCGTCTTCTCGGGGTCAACCAGGATGTCGCTGTCCGGGCCCATCGAATAGGCGCGCCAGACCTGGCTGCCGTCCGCAATGGAATAGGCGGTCACGTGACCGCGCACACCGAACTCGCCGCCGGAAATGCCGACGATCACCTTGTCGCCGACCGGCAACACGGTCGCCGTGTTGGTTTCACCGATGGCCGCATCGCCGTTCATGACGCTCCAGACCTCGGCACCTGTCTCGGCATCGAGCGCGACCAGTTTCGTATCCGCCTGATGCAGGAAGATCTTTCCGTCAGCATAGGCCACACCGCGGTTGACGGTGTCGCAGCACATGACGGGGATCACGTCAGGGTCCTGCTTCGGCTCGTATTTCCAGATGATCTTGCCGTCATTGGCGAGATCGAGCGCATAGACGATGTTGGGGAACGGGGTGTGCACATACATCACGTTGCCGATCACCGGGGGCGAGCCCTCGTGGCCACGCAGGACGCCGGTGGAGAAGGTCCACGCAACCTGCAGATTGCCGACATTGTCCTTGTTGATCTGGTCCAGCGTGGAATAGCGCTGGTTGGAATAGTCTCCGGTTTGAATCGCCCATTGATTGGGGTCGTCAATCAGTCCTTTCAGCCCGTCGTTGGCCGAGACCATGGCGGTCATCCCCAACACAAGCGCTGATGATAAAGCCAGTAACTTTCTCATAGTCGTCTCCTCCCAAAGGTATGGTTTGCAGGCTATCGCCAATCCGGGCGGCCCTGCGCCTGCTGTAACAGGCAGGTCCCATTGGCAACTCGACAGAGCCAAGGGGAATTCAGTCGCGCGATCAGCCCTCCAGTGCCGTTGATCGTGCGAGATGAGCGATGTGGCCTGCGCGTGTTTCCTCCATGCGCAAACCGTCCAATATGTTCCCCGCGCCGACCCTGCCCTCCCGTGGCAGTGTTCGAGGCAGCTCCCCTGCCTCACGCGTGCGAACATTGTCCCTGGTTGCGTTCGGTGCGATGCCCGCCGCAAAAACTCCAGTGATGTCATGATCCTGCGTTCCCTGAAGGGGCGCAACCCGAACAGGCAGGACCTGAGCCGCGGCGAAACCGGCAGCAAGGGCGGGCACTTCGCATAAGCCGGTCATGTCTGCTCTCCCTTTCTGTCCCCGTTCGTCAGTGATCGTGCAATCTTTCGGCGTGCCAATGGACATGGTCCTCGGCAAAGCTCGAGACGAAGAAATAGCTGTGGTCATGGCCTGCGTGGGTCCGCAACACGCAGGGCTGCCGGCGCTTGGTCGCCGCTTCCGCGAAGGCCTGCGGCCGCAGAAGGTCTATGAACTGG
This window harbors:
- the xoxF5 gene encoding lanthanide-dependent methanol dehydrogenase XoxF5, with protein sequence MRKLLALSSALVLGMTAMVSANDGLKGLIDDPNQWAIQTGDYSNQRYSTLDQINKDNVGNLQVAWTFSTGVLRGHEGSPPVIGNVMYVHTPFPNIVYALDLANDGKIIWKYEPKQDPDVIPVMCCDTVNRGVAYADGKIFLHQADTKLVALDAETGAEVWSVMNGDAAIGETNTATVLPVGDKVIVGISGGEFGVRGHVTAYSIADGSQVWRAYSMGPDSDILVDPEKTTHLGKPVGADSGTNTWEGDQWKIGGGTTWGWYSYDPDENLVYYGTGNPSTWNPAQRPGDNRWSMTIMARDADTGIAKWFYQMTPHDEWDFDGINEMILTEQEIDGVERKLLTHFDRNGLGYTLDRVTGELLVAEKFDPAVNWTTGVDMDPDSSTYGRPAVVAEYSTEQNGEDVNSTGICPAALGTKDQQPAAYSPQTELFYVPTNHVCMDYEPFRVSYTAGQPYVGATLAMYPAPDSHGGMGNFIAWNGKTGQIEWSLPEQFSVWSGALATAGNVVFYGTLEGYLKAVDATTGEELYKFKTPSGIIGNVMTYTYDGKQYIGILSGVGGWAGIGLAAGLTNPNDGLGAVGGYAALSDYTALGGQLTVFALPN
- a CDS encoding c-type cytochrome, methanol metabolism-related translates to MSTGSVTLAQDSSNIDAAYSENGRYFTEDDIPTYNIDEEGRIDWLTYSGFRRYHSECHVCHGPEGEGSTYAPALKKSAIELDYYDFIDVVVNGRKRVNASENSVMPAFGDNPNVMCYLDDIYVYLKARGTEAVPRGRPGAKEPKSDVIREDENACMG
- a CDS encoding substrate-binding domain-containing protein, whose product is MRAWVSAFAFCGAALWATALAAQTSDLVSQSSFRVCADPANAPMSARDGTGFENRLAEFFAARLELPVQYEWYPMATGFIRNTLRANRCDVVIGYAQGHEMVLNTNHYFTSAYTLVTRSDGPIADVDSLSDSRLKGLSLGIVAGSPPATHLARNGLIGKARPYNLFVDRRHESPIPDMLNDLKEGKIDGALVWGPIAGPLVKQGFPDLKVTPLLKETHPPRLFFRITMGVRQGEKVWQRKLNSLIRRNQAEINAILSEAGVPLINDMGTDLLDPVQ